A part of Rhodoligotrophos appendicifer genomic DNA contains:
- the ilvC gene encoding ketol-acid reductoisomerase codes for MRVYYDRDADVNLVKGKKVAVVGYGSQGHAHTLNLRDSGVKNVAVALREGSASAQKAKNAGIEVLSVADAAKWADVIMMLTPDELQGDIYRDHLHANMKEGAALLFAHGLNIHFNLIEPRKDIDVLMVAPKGPGHTVRSEYERGAGVPCLIAIHQDSSGNAHDLGLSYASAIGGGRAGIIETTFKEECETDLFGEQSVLCGGLVELIRAGFETLVEAGYAPEMAYFECLHEVKLIVDLIYEGGIANMNYSISNTAEYGEYVTGPRIITPETKAEMKRVLNDIQSGRFTRDWMLENKVGQTSFKATRAKVAAHPIEEVGERLRAMMPWIKDKALVDKSRN; via the coding sequence GTGTATACTACGATAGGGATGCCGACGTTAATCTGGTGAAGGGCAAGAAGGTGGCCGTCGTCGGCTATGGCAGCCAGGGCCATGCTCATACGCTTAATCTCCGCGACAGCGGCGTCAAGAATGTAGCCGTGGCCCTCCGCGAAGGCTCCGCTTCGGCGCAGAAGGCAAAGAATGCCGGCATCGAGGTGCTCAGCGTGGCCGATGCCGCGAAATGGGCCGATGTCATCATGATGCTGACCCCCGATGAGCTCCAGGGCGACATCTATCGCGATCATCTTCATGCCAACATGAAGGAAGGCGCAGCCCTGCTCTTCGCCCACGGCCTGAACATCCATTTCAACCTGATCGAGCCGCGCAAGGACATCGACGTCTTGATGGTGGCCCCTAAGGGTCCCGGCCACACGGTGCGCTCCGAATATGAGCGCGGCGCCGGCGTGCCGTGCCTGATCGCCATCCATCAGGATAGCTCCGGCAACGCCCATGATCTCGGCCTTTCCTATGCCTCCGCCATCGGTGGCGGCCGCGCCGGCATCATCGAGACGACCTTTAAGGAAGAATGCGAAACCGATCTGTTCGGCGAGCAGTCCGTGCTCTGCGGCGGCTTGGTCGAGCTGATCCGGGCAGGCTTCGAAACCCTGGTGGAAGCTGGCTACGCGCCCGAAATGGCATATTTCGAATGCCTCCACGAAGTGAAGCTCATCGTCGACCTCATCTATGAGGGCGGCATCGCCAATATGAACTACTCGATCTCCAACACCGCCGAATATGGTGAATATGTCACCGGCCCCCGCATCATCACTCCTGAGACCAAGGCGGAGATGAAGCGCGTGCTCAACGACATCCAATCCGGCCGGTTCACCCGCGACTGGATGCTCGAGAACAAGGTTGGCCAGACCTCCTTCAAGGCGACCCGCGCCAAAGTGGCCGCCCATCCGATCGAAGAGGTCGGCGAGCGGCTCCGCGCCATGATGCCTTGGATCAAGGACAAGGCGCTGGTCGACAAGTCCCGCAACTAG
- a CDS encoding quinone oxidoreductase family protein: MVKAIRIQATGGPEVLTYGDVELAGPGKGEVQLRHTAVGLNFIDVYHRTGLYPVPLPFTPGLEAAGVVTALGEGVTALKVGDRVAYGTGPLGAYSESRNAPANRLIKLPDEIADETAAAMMLKGLTVRYLLRQTYKVQPGDTILFHAAAGGVGLIACQWANALGATVIGTVGSEEKAELARAHGCHHTINYAKEDVAKRVRELTDGAGVPVVYDSVGQSTMLASLDSLAPRGLFVSFGNASGPIKNFDLALLNARGSLFATRPSLVGYTSKDEELKEGAEDLLAMVTSGKVKIEINQRYPLADVAQAHRNLEARKTTGASILLP, translated from the coding sequence ATGGTGAAGGCGATCAGGATACAGGCGACCGGGGGTCCGGAGGTTCTCACCTATGGCGACGTCGAGCTTGCCGGCCCCGGCAAGGGCGAGGTCCAGCTCCGCCACACGGCGGTGGGGTTGAATTTCATCGATGTCTATCATCGCACCGGCCTTTATCCGGTACCCTTGCCCTTCACACCCGGCTTGGAGGCTGCAGGCGTGGTGACGGCCCTCGGCGAAGGGGTGACGGCGCTGAAGGTGGGAGACCGGGTGGCCTATGGCACGGGTCCCCTTGGCGCCTATAGCGAAAGCCGCAATGCTCCGGCCAATCGACTGATCAAGCTGCCGGATGAGATCGCTGATGAGACGGCCGCGGCCATGATGCTGAAGGGGCTGACCGTCCGCTATCTTCTGCGCCAGACCTATAAGGTTCAGCCCGGCGATACCATCCTGTTTCACGCCGCAGCCGGCGGCGTCGGCCTGATCGCCTGCCAATGGGCCAATGCCCTGGGCGCGACCGTCATCGGCACGGTTGGATCGGAGGAGAAGGCCGAGCTGGCCCGGGCCCATGGCTGCCACCACACGATCAACTATGCCAAGGAAGATGTCGCCAAGCGGGTCCGCGAGCTGACCGATGGCGCCGGCGTGCCCGTGGTCTATGATTCCGTGGGCCAGTCGACCATGCTGGCCTCCCTCGACTCACTCGCGCCGAGGGGCCTGTTCGTGTCCTTCGGAAATGCCTCAGGACCGATCAAGAATTTCGATCTCGCCCTGTTGAACGCCCGCGGCTCCCTGTTTGCCACCCGTCCGTCCCTCGTGGGCTACACGTCCAAGGACGAGGAGTTGAAGGAGGGCGCTGAGGATCTTCTCGCCATGGTGACCAGCGGCAAGGTCAAGATCGAGATCAACCAGCGCTATCCCCTGGCCGACGTCGCCCAGGCCCACCGCAACCTTGAGGCTCGCAAGACCACGGGCGCCAGCATCCTTCTGCCCTGA
- a CDS encoding S1 family peptidase, with the protein MKRLAVMVLSAMALTGCVTSQVTNPRVINIAATPTPASAQIAGSIQHLVDQTSATYVTLVVHNSPGRKQLRDDSLSEAVASGSGFLIDDQGTVVTAGHVGIEKGWMVEARGPDGRIYQGNVVALSYSPDVAVIKLKDMTGNASVQPASARCLRPGEPVFSLGKPRAEGDIARTGELAALHFERPVTYAKFGYPDAMVLKLSTRRGESGGPVFNDRGELIGMVVSTLSDKTTGAPLDLAHALPASMVAQTVCSSVSCSAAWKQLATQKPEQCPAL; encoded by the coding sequence ATGAAGCGGTTAGCCGTAATGGTTCTCTCTGCCATGGCTCTGACCGGTTGCGTCACATCGCAAGTCACCAACCCGCGCGTCATCAACATCGCCGCGACGCCGACGCCGGCATCCGCGCAGATCGCCGGGTCGATTCAGCATCTCGTCGACCAGACGAGTGCCACCTATGTCACGCTCGTGGTCCACAATTCACCCGGACGCAAGCAACTGCGCGACGATTCCCTGTCCGAAGCCGTGGCTTCCGGCAGCGGATTCCTCATCGATGACCAAGGCACCGTCGTCACGGCAGGCCATGTGGGGATCGAGAAAGGCTGGATGGTCGAGGCCAGAGGACCCGATGGGCGCATCTACCAGGGAAATGTGGTGGCGCTGTCCTATTCACCCGACGTCGCCGTCATCAAGCTCAAGGACATGACCGGCAACGCCTCGGTGCAACCGGCCTCCGCCCGATGCCTGCGCCCCGGGGAGCCCGTCTTCTCGCTGGGAAAACCCAGGGCCGAGGGCGATATCGCGCGCACCGGCGAACTCGCGGCGCTGCATTTCGAGCGGCCGGTGACCTACGCCAAATTCGGCTATCCCGACGCCATGGTGCTTAAGCTCTCGACGCGGCGGGGGGAATCGGGCGGCCCCGTCTTCAACGACCGGGGGGAATTGATCGGGATGGTCGTCAGCACGCTGTCGGACAAGACGACCGGCGCGCCTCTTGACCTCGCCCATGCGCTGCCCGCGTCCATGGTCGCACAAACGGTCTGCTCCAGTGTCTCCTGTTCAGCCGCCTGGAAGCAGCTGGCCACACAGAAGCCGGAGCAATGCCCCGCCCTCTAG
- a CDS encoding tetratricopeptide repeat-containing sulfotransferase family protein, producing MTALNSSTAHIDQARALARRGDTVAARNAYKAALTQEGRSASLLTEAGVFEAQAGDAAAAKRLLERALKLAPNDVDVHFNLAELARQAGLLAVAERHYRKVVAVSPPHADAQFGLGECLHLLGRRGDALPVLVRAHELSPQDPDILNYLGIVLEESGHQKDAEQAFRRAMAAQPGHTNAMTNLAALLADNDQAEEADRVFSEISKAALPPAMLGIWADVLLQLRRREEAAALAEDALSQDGRCVTALNVKATMLQRKGAFAEAEAVARTILSIAPDHTTSYQRLATMRRLGADAIPAVKRILNDRSQGTKERATAGFSLYSLLDRQGEYRDAFAALSQANALRASMKPYNADYHDQLADRVIATFDSAFFETRASEGLHEDGPIFILGMPRSGTTLVEQILAAYPEVHAGGERNDLTKIAARMNGYPEFAGLMDSEWAERTGSTLLTAMRSEAPEKRFATNKAPGNYMFIGLIAWLFPRARIVYCKRDPMDNGLSCFEQNFELELTFATDLNAFAHAYRLHERMMAHWMSTSPVSIHQVQYETLVSDPAPFARDLVRYIGLEWNEDCLQTERLERPIDTASVWQVRQPINASSIGKWKRYERELAPLAALLRGNEA from the coding sequence ATGACCGCCTTGAATTCGTCGACAGCCCATATTGATCAGGCCCGCGCCCTGGCCCGACGCGGCGACACCGTCGCTGCCCGGAATGCCTATAAGGCGGCCCTGACCCAGGAGGGGCGGAGCGCTTCCCTGCTGACGGAAGCCGGAGTCTTCGAAGCCCAGGCTGGGGATGCCGCCGCCGCAAAGCGGCTGCTGGAAAGGGCGCTGAAGCTCGCACCGAACGATGTCGACGTTCACTTCAACCTCGCCGAACTGGCACGCCAGGCGGGCCTGCTGGCCGTGGCGGAGCGGCACTACCGGAAAGTTGTCGCGGTCTCGCCCCCTCACGCTGATGCACAGTTCGGCCTCGGGGAATGTCTGCACCTGTTGGGTCGGCGCGGAGATGCCCTGCCCGTTCTCGTGCGGGCCCATGAGCTGTCGCCGCAGGATCCCGATATCCTCAACTATCTCGGCATCGTGCTCGAAGAGAGCGGGCATCAAAAGGATGCGGAGCAGGCTTTCCGTCGCGCCATGGCCGCCCAGCCCGGGCACACCAATGCGATGACCAACCTTGCCGCATTGTTGGCGGATAATGACCAGGCCGAGGAGGCCGACCGGGTCTTCAGCGAAATCTCCAAAGCAGCGCTGCCGCCCGCCATGCTCGGGATCTGGGCTGATGTCCTGCTGCAACTGCGCAGGCGCGAGGAGGCCGCCGCCCTGGCCGAAGACGCCCTCAGCCAGGATGGTCGCTGCGTGACAGCCCTGAATGTGAAGGCGACCATGCTGCAGCGGAAAGGCGCCTTCGCGGAAGCGGAGGCCGTCGCCCGGACCATTCTCAGCATCGCTCCCGACCACACCACCAGCTATCAACGCCTGGCCACGATGCGCCGCCTCGGGGCGGACGCGATCCCGGCCGTGAAGCGGATCCTGAACGACCGCAGCCAGGGCACGAAGGAGCGCGCGACGGCGGGTTTTTCGCTTTATTCGCTGCTCGACCGCCAGGGCGAATACCGCGACGCCTTCGCAGCACTTTCCCAAGCCAATGCGTTGAGGGCGAGCATGAAGCCCTACAATGCCGATTACCACGACCAGTTGGCGGATCGGGTGATTGCAACGTTCGACAGCGCGTTCTTCGAGACTCGCGCGAGCGAGGGGCTGCATGAGGATGGGCCGATCTTCATTCTCGGCATGCCGCGGTCCGGCACGACCCTGGTGGAGCAGATCCTCGCGGCCTATCCGGAGGTGCATGCCGGGGGCGAGCGAAACGATCTCACGAAAATCGCGGCACGGATGAACGGATACCCGGAATTCGCCGGACTGATGGACAGCGAATGGGCGGAGCGGACAGGCTCCACATTGCTGACCGCGATGCGGAGCGAGGCACCGGAAAAGCGCTTCGCGACCAACAAGGCGCCCGGCAACTACATGTTCATCGGCCTCATCGCCTGGCTGTTTCCCCGGGCGCGGATCGTCTATTGTAAACGCGACCCGATGGATAACGGGCTGTCGTGCTTTGAGCAGAATTTCGAGCTCGAGCTAACATTTGCCACGGATTTGAACGCCTTCGCCCACGCCTATCGCCTGCATGAGCGGATGATGGCACACTGGATGTCGACCTCGCCGGTAAGCATTCATCAGGTCCAGTATGAGACGCTGGTCAGCGACCCCGCTCCCTTCGCCCGGGATCTGGTTCGTTATATCGGGCTCGAGTGGAACGAAGACTGCCTGCAGACCGAGCGCCTCGAGCGGCCGATCGATACAGCAAGCGTCTGGCAAGTTCGCCAGCCCATCAATGCGAGCTCGATCGGGAAGTGGAAGCGATATGAGAGGGAGCTTGCGCCCCTTGCGGCGCTTTTAAGGGGAAATGAAGCATGA
- a CDS encoding DcaP family trimeric outer membrane transporter: MKTAWLSRVLLTGVALSAMGAAGHADELSALKAQLEQLQAQVNNLEAQPANPALPEGASWITFQRGSEATADWNTERPRDRMPNSGGFTVAITPSADLPAPVHEVTVSGYVKGDVIYDFDEDLGDAFSLTTSLNGNGKQDHVRLGARESRFAIKSKSDTAVGQIRTLIEGDFFSGGPFGGTDFRLRHAWGEWDMTPNWTLGVGQYWTNFMSMFTGISTVDFAGDVGQIGFNRTAQVRLSYTMGGNTFAVAVEDPTGDGHRSSMLVSQSGAVYSAAGNASDSIPNFTARWQFDAPGGHQFGASGVLLPYHTDSALGGESDTKFGWGVQGNANINLADIATVTTGVMYGNGIGGFVFAAPFGAFTDGDNIHLVETLGVFAGLIFNVTDTTSINLGWGYTKNNSNDIEKSLVENGNRYLMTAHANVMWQPVEQLKLGWEVMWGERKWQSQDIDIAGDVVGVDVHKDDAVRAQFGAWFYF; the protein is encoded by the coding sequence ATGAAGACAGCTTGGCTCAGCCGAGTTTTGCTAACGGGGGTCGCTCTGTCGGCCATGGGAGCTGCGGGTCACGCTGACGAACTCTCCGCTTTGAAGGCTCAGTTGGAGCAACTGCAGGCCCAGGTCAATAATCTGGAAGCCCAGCCCGCCAACCCAGCCCTGCCGGAAGGCGCAAGCTGGATCACGTTCCAGAGGGGCAGCGAGGCTACGGCCGACTGGAACACCGAACGGCCGCGCGACCGGATGCCGAACAGCGGTGGCTTCACCGTCGCGATCACGCCCTCAGCGGATCTGCCGGCTCCCGTCCACGAAGTCACCGTCTCCGGCTATGTGAAGGGTGACGTGATCTATGACTTCGACGAGGATCTGGGTGACGCATTCAGCTTGACGACCTCGCTGAACGGAAACGGCAAGCAGGATCACGTTCGCCTGGGCGCCAGAGAATCCCGCTTCGCGATCAAGTCAAAGTCGGATACGGCCGTGGGCCAGATCAGGACCTTGATCGAAGGCGACTTCTTCTCGGGTGGCCCCTTCGGCGGCACCGATTTCCGCCTCCGTCATGCCTGGGGCGAGTGGGACATGACCCCGAACTGGACGCTCGGCGTCGGCCAATACTGGACAAACTTCATGTCCATGTTCACCGGCATCTCGACCGTGGACTTCGCGGGTGACGTGGGCCAGATCGGTTTCAACCGTACCGCTCAGGTGCGCCTGAGCTACACGATGGGCGGCAATACCTTCGCGGTCGCGGTGGAAGATCCCACTGGCGACGGCCATCGCAGCTCGATGCTGGTGTCGCAGAGCGGTGCCGTCTATTCCGCGGCCGGCAATGCTTCCGACAGCATTCCGAACTTCACGGCCCGCTGGCAGTTCGACGCTCCCGGTGGCCACCAGTTCGGCGCTTCGGGCGTTCTGCTCCCCTACCACACCGACAGCGCCCTCGGCGGCGAATCGGACACGAAGTTCGGCTGGGGCGTGCAGGGTAACGCCAACATCAATCTGGCAGACATCGCGACGGTCACCACCGGCGTCATGTATGGCAACGGTATCGGCGGCTTCGTCTTCGCCGCACCGTTCGGCGCCTTCACCGATGGCGACAATATCCATCTCGTTGAGACACTGGGCGTCTTCGCCGGCCTGATCTTCAATGTCACGGACACTACATCGATCAATCTCGGCTGGGGTTATACGAAGAACAACAGCAACGACATCGAGAAGTCGCTGGTGGAGAACGGCAACCGTTACCTGATGACGGCGCATGCCAACGTCATGTGGCAGCCGGTCGAGCAACTTAAGCTGGGCTGGGAAGTCATGTGGGGCGAGCGCAAGTGGCAGAGCCAGGACATCGACATCGCCGGTGACGTGGTCGGCGTGGACGTTCACAAGGACGATGCGGTCCGCGCTCAGTTCGGTGCCTGGTTCTACTTCTGA
- a CDS encoding response regulator — MSLSERVAPNIPYLRRFARALCGNQASGDAYVAATLEAIIADPPSFDEIDDAKVSLFSIFLRIWESLDVNQREEAPPTSVTGQAERRLERLAPRPRQAFLLTAVEGFSPEEARVILNVSAKELDQLIDQAGREIAEQVATDILIIEDEPIIAMDLEALVEGLGHKVSGIARTHSEAVHAVRTQNPGLILADIQLADGSSGLEAVNEILGDLEVPVIFITAYPERLLTGDRPEPTFLITKPFQADMVKAMISQALFFDTRARKRGEAA, encoded by the coding sequence ATGTCGCTTTCCGAACGAGTTGCACCCAACATTCCCTATCTCCGACGCTTTGCCCGTGCATTGTGCGGCAATCAAGCCAGCGGGGACGCCTATGTCGCTGCAACCCTGGAAGCCATCATCGCCGACCCTCCGTCCTTCGACGAGATCGATGATGCGAAAGTCTCGCTCTTCAGCATCTTCCTGCGCATCTGGGAATCCCTGGATGTCAATCAGCGGGAAGAAGCCCCTCCGACGAGTGTGACGGGCCAGGCGGAACGGCGGCTGGAACGACTGGCACCGCGGCCGCGGCAGGCCTTCCTGCTCACGGCGGTCGAAGGCTTCTCGCCAGAGGAGGCCCGCGTCATCCTCAATGTTTCGGCCAAGGAGCTCGACCAACTGATCGACCAAGCCGGGCGCGAAATCGCGGAACAGGTCGCGACTGATATCCTCATCATCGAGGACGAGCCCATCATCGCGATGGATCTCGAGGCGCTCGTAGAGGGTCTCGGCCACAAGGTCTCAGGCATCGCGCGCACGCATTCAGAGGCGGTGCACGCCGTGCGGACGCAGAATCCCGGGCTGATCCTCGCCGACATCCAGCTGGCTGACGGCAGTTCAGGGCTCGAGGCCGTCAACGAAATTCTCGGCGACCTGGAGGTCCCCGTCATCTTCATCACCGCCTATCCCGAGCGACTGCTCACCGGGGATCGCCCGGAGCCGACGTTCCTCATCACCAAACCGTTCCAGGCGGACATGGTGAAAGCGATGATCAGCCAGGCGCTCTTCTTCGATACCCGGGCCCGGAAACGCGGCGAAGCCGCCTGA
- a CDS encoding NepR family anti-sigma factor has product MNIEDRDDEKGFDGHQDNFAPRKGEAQGLDNKIQERLGRQLKALYDDVVKQPVPDKLLSLMAQLEQAKGPDGK; this is encoded by the coding sequence GTGAATATTGAAGATCGGGACGACGAAAAGGGTTTTGATGGGCATCAGGACAATTTCGCACCACGCAAGGGTGAAGCACAGGGCTTGGACAACAAGATCCAGGAGCGTCTCGGCCGCCAGCTGAAGGCGCTGTATGACGATGTTGTGAAGCAACCCGTGCCCGACAAGTTGCTGAGTCTCATGGCGCAGCTTGAACAGGCGAAAGGTCCGGACGGTAAATGA
- a CDS encoding sigma-70 family RNA polymerase sigma factor — protein MSVSGSLRSSLIAQIPNLRAFAYSLCGNSDEADDLVQETLMRSWANIKSFQEGTNLRAWLFTILRNAFYSERRRRRNEVDNGDGEAEARLVDIPRQDSHMDFQDFRSALADLPEEQREALILVGASGFSYEEAAEICGCRTGTVKSRVSRARRRLIELLDVEAATEFGNNPADEAVLGLTAKTAARK, from the coding sequence ATGAGCGTATCCGGCAGCCTGCGCAGTTCTCTGATCGCGCAGATACCCAATCTTCGTGCCTTCGCCTATTCCCTCTGCGGAAACAGCGATGAGGCGGACGACTTGGTCCAGGAGACGCTGATGCGATCCTGGGCGAATATCAAGAGCTTCCAGGAAGGCACCAATCTGCGCGCCTGGCTGTTCACCATCCTTCGCAACGCCTTCTATTCGGAGCGTCGTCGACGTCGCAACGAGGTCGACAATGGGGATGGCGAGGCCGAGGCGCGCCTGGTCGATATCCCGCGCCAGGACAGTCACATGGACTTCCAGGATTTTCGCTCCGCCCTTGCCGATCTGCCCGAGGAGCAGCGCGAGGCGCTGATTCTGGTGGGAGCCTCCGGCTTTTCCTACGAAGAGGCAGCGGAGATCTGCGGCTGCCGCACGGGTACTGTGAAAAGCCGTGTGAGCCGCGCCCGCCGCAGGCTTATCGAGCTTCTGGATGTCGAGGCCGCGACCGAATTCGGCAATAATCCTGCCGATGAAGCTGTGCTGGGTCTTACGGCGAAAACCGCGGCCCGGAAATAG
- a CDS encoding HWE histidine kinase domain-containing protein — translation MSTSPLQPEAWIPDDRYVAAVEAGGVGVWWWDFKARRVYWSPNLRRMRGAEPGPLRGLMGDLRSDVHPGDRDTIFAAIRTAMSSAGRYEVEFRVFVGPERAIRWLAARGDPVFEDRELVGMTGVCQDITERKAAELELQRAVSKQEAISRLGQAAINSSDIDAFLANACETVVANLEVEVCKIFEFAGDRSMLRIRARGGWTGARSDRRPFPATGTHAAHVLSSGQGEMFADLTTDGRFDDTALFGGRTVGSGLTAIIASEDSQLSFGMIGAYFANPRRFSDSESSFLQSVANIIAMTLERQAAQNRQTLLIRELRHRVGNVFAQLIALFNQTSMGTDDIEELREKYPARVHALARAHSLISDSGWKPTYLAPLIKDALEAFTDQVELIGSEVQLPGDEAFALTLVFYELATNASKYGCLSEARGRLNVSWHVRFEGQPTLIIVWTEGCGPAVQPPTRRGFGSKLLRMIVERQLRGTLRSDFDPAGLVITIEVPLTG, via the coding sequence ATGAGCACCTCGCCACTGCAGCCCGAAGCCTGGATCCCGGACGACCGCTATGTCGCCGCCGTCGAGGCCGGCGGTGTGGGCGTATGGTGGTGGGACTTCAAAGCGCGGCGCGTCTATTGGTCTCCCAATCTCCGCCGCATGCGGGGTGCCGAGCCCGGCCCGCTGCGGGGCTTGATGGGCGACTTGAGGAGCGATGTGCATCCGGGCGACCGGGACACAATCTTCGCCGCCATCCGGACGGCGATGTCCAGCGCCGGTCGCTACGAGGTGGAGTTCCGTGTCTTCGTCGGACCCGAACGGGCGATCCGCTGGCTCGCCGCCCGCGGCGATCCGGTCTTCGAGGACCGCGAACTCGTTGGGATGACCGGCGTCTGTCAAGACATCACGGAGAGGAAAGCAGCCGAGTTGGAGCTGCAGCGCGCCGTCAGCAAGCAGGAGGCGATCTCGCGTCTGGGCCAGGCAGCCATCAACTCCTCGGACATCGACGCCTTCCTCGCAAACGCCTGCGAGACGGTCGTCGCCAATCTGGAGGTGGAGGTCTGCAAGATCTTCGAATTCGCGGGAGATCGCTCGATGCTTCGGATCAGAGCCAGAGGTGGCTGGACCGGAGCTCGTTCCGACCGGCGTCCCTTTCCCGCCACAGGAACCCATGCGGCACACGTCCTCAGCTCAGGACAGGGGGAGATGTTCGCCGATCTCACGACCGACGGCCGTTTCGACGACACGGCGCTCTTCGGCGGGCGGACAGTCGGAAGCGGCTTGACCGCGATCATCGCAAGCGAGGATTCGCAGCTGTCCTTCGGAATGATCGGCGCCTATTTCGCGAACCCCCGCCGCTTCTCGGACAGCGAAAGCAGCTTCCTCCAGTCGGTCGCCAATATCATCGCCATGACGCTCGAACGCCAGGCGGCGCAGAACCGGCAGACCCTGCTCATCCGCGAACTGCGGCATCGGGTGGGCAACGTCTTCGCGCAGTTGATCGCCCTGTTCAACCAAACCTCGATGGGCACGGACGACATCGAGGAACTGCGCGAAAAATATCCCGCAAGGGTGCACGCTTTGGCGCGGGCTCATTCGCTGATTTCGGACAGCGGCTGGAAGCCGACCTACCTGGCGCCCTTGATCAAGGACGCGTTGGAGGCCTTCACCGACCAGGTGGAGCTCATCGGCAGCGAAGTGCAGCTTCCGGGGGACGAGGCCTTCGCCCTGACCCTGGTGTTCTATGAACTGGCGACGAATGCCTCGAAATATGGCTGTCTCTCCGAGGCGCGCGGGCGGCTAAACGTGAGCTGGCATGTCCGCTTCGAAGGTCAGCCGACGCTCATCATCGTCTGGACAGAAGGCTGTGGGCCCGCAGTCCAGCCGCCAACACGCCGCGGCTTCGGATCGAAGCTGCTGAGAATGATCGTGGAGCGACAATTGCGAGGCACACTGCGATCGGACTTCGATCCCGCCGGCTTGGTCATCACCATCGAGGTTCCCCTCACCGGATGA
- a CDS encoding polyketide cyclase, translating into MELRILSITIARDWQQLYEQFWAPEAFPLWASGLTGSELRRDGDAWIATGPNGPVRLRFTAHNAFGIMDHYVELGDGGEIYVPLRIIPNGDGAEVIFVLYRQPGMSAEQFAADAEWVARDLEALRRLAA; encoded by the coding sequence GTGGAACTGCGCATCTTGAGCATCACCATAGCGCGCGACTGGCAACAGCTTTACGAGCAGTTCTGGGCGCCCGAGGCGTTCCCTCTCTGGGCGAGTGGCCTGACTGGCTCCGAGTTGCGCCGGGATGGAGACGCCTGGATCGCGACCGGCCCCAACGGGCCTGTGCGTCTTCGCTTCACGGCTCACAATGCATTCGGCATCATGGACCATTACGTCGAGTTGGGCGATGGCGGCGAAATCTATGTGCCTTTGCGGATCATCCCGAACGGGGACGGCGCGGAGGTGATCTTCGTCCTCTATCGTCAGCCCGGCATGTCGGCGGAGCAATTCGCTGCCGATGCCGAATGGGTGGCCCGCGACCTGGAAGCCTTGAGGCGCCTGGCCGCCTGA
- a CDS encoding HesA/MoeB/ThiF family protein, giving the protein MNRYMRQTVLPEIGTDGQTRLGAANVLVIGAGGLGSHVLPALAGAGVGRLVIVDHDRVEISNLHRQPLFSMADLGAPKALAARDRILGYNPEITVKAHVTALTPETVTDLLADITLVADAADSLAVTYILSDACFAAGVPLVSASVLEQRGYVGAFCGGAPSYRAVFPDMPSSIGSCAENGVMGSAVGTIGSLQAHVALQILLGHAPSPLGRLISLDLKTMSFGGFQFLGAEEPVSTAPGFVSRSQLRPTDLIIELRDEIEAPVPAVAGARRILPADIAGAEFPRDARLVLCCRTGVRAFKAARLLRDRGFGDVTVLAAGAE; this is encoded by the coding sequence ATGAACCGCTATATGCGCCAAACCGTGCTGCCCGAGATCGGAACCGATGGTCAAACCCGCCTCGGAGCGGCGAACGTCCTGGTGATCGGGGCCGGCGGCCTCGGCTCGCATGTGCTGCCGGCCCTGGCCGGTGCCGGCGTCGGCCGGCTCGTCATCGTGGATCACGACCGCGTCGAGATCAGCAATCTGCATCGGCAGCCCTTGTTCTCGATGGCGGATCTCGGTGCGCCCAAAGCCCTTGCTGCCCGCGACCGGATCCTTGGCTATAATCCGGAGATCACGGTCAAAGCGCATGTGACGGCGCTGACACCGGAGACCGTGACGGACCTACTCGCGGACATCACCCTGGTGGCGGATGCCGCCGACAGTCTCGCCGTCACCTATATCCTCAGTGACGCCTGTTTTGCGGCCGGCGTACCCCTGGTCTCGGCCTCGGTGCTGGAGCAGCGCGGCTATGTGGGGGCGTTCTGTGGCGGCGCGCCCTCCTATCGAGCCGTGTTCCCGGACATGCCGTCCAGCATCGGCTCATGCGCCGAGAATGGCGTCATGGGCAGCGCGGTGGGGACGATCGGCTCGCTGCAGGCGCATGTGGCGCTTCAGATCCTGCTCGGCCATGCACCCTCGCCGCTGGGCCGGCTGATCTCGCTCGACCTCAAGACCATGAGCTTCGGCGGCTTCCAGTTCCTGGGCGCCGAGGAGCCCGTCTCGACGGCGCCGGGATTTGTCTCGCGCTCGCAACTCAGGCCGACGGACCTCATCATCGAACTGCGCGACGAGATCGAGGCGCCCGTGCCCGCGGTCGCGGGTGCGCGCCGGATCCTGCCGGCGGATATCGCGGGTGCCGAGTTTCCCCGGGATGCGCGGCTGGTCCTGTGCTGCCGGACCGGGGTGCGGGCCTTCAAGGCCGCCCGCCTGCTGCGCGACCGCGGCTTTGGCGACGTCACGGTGCTCGCCGCCGGGGCGGAGTGA